The nucleotide window TAGAGGGTTTGCTGCCGCTGGCGTTCGACTGGCAGCAGATGCTGGCCCTGTTGGCCATTGCGTCGCTGCTGGTCGGAAACCTGGCCGCCATAGCGCAAACCAACCTCAAGCGCATGTTGGCCTATTCGACCATTTCGCACATGGGCTTTGTGTTGCTGGGCCTGATGGCGGGCGTGGTGGGGGGCAACGCGCTGGCGGCGGCTAACGCCTACAGCTCGGCCATGTTCTATGTCGTTGTTTACGTGCTGACCACGCTGGTGAGCTTCGGCATCATCCTGCTGCTAGCGCGCGAGGGCTTCGAGAGCGAGGAAATCGCCGACTTCGCCGGCCTTAACCAGCGCAGCCCACTGTACGCCGGCATCATGGCCGTGTGCCTGTTCTCGCTGGCGGGCGTTCCGCCGCTGGTCGGGTTCCAGGCCAAGTTGTCCGTGCTTCAGGCGCTGATCAGCACAGGGCAGGCATTCCACATCGGGTTGGCGGTGTATGCGGTGCTCATGTCGCTCATCGGCGCGTTCTACTACCTGCGTGTCATCAAGGTCATGTACTTCGACGACCCTGTCAGCATTGAGCCGATCCGTGCGCCGTTCGACATGCGTGCCGTGCTCACAGCGAACGGCGCGTTGCTCCTGATCTTGGGTCTGGTGCCGGGTACGCTGATGGCCTTGTGCGCGAAAGCCATCGTGCAGATGCTTGCCGCCTGATGTCGCAGAACCTGTCGGTCTGGCTGCTGATCCTGCTGGCTCTTGTCTGCGCCAACCTGCCGTTTATCAACCAGCGACTGCTGACCGTTGTGCCGCTGCGGGCGCCGGTCAAGAACCTGGCTTGGCGGCTGGCTGAACTTGTGTTGTGGTATGCCGTCGTTATCGGCGCCGGCATGGCGATGGAGCGGTCGCTGGGCCAAAACCAGCCCCAGGGCTGGGAGTTTTACGCGGTCACGGCCCCGCTGTTCATAACGCTGGCCTTCCCTGGTTTCGTTTACTGCTATCTCGTGCGTCGGGGTGGCCGATGAGTGCTGATCTGCGCGAAGTTCGCGTCGCCAGCGAGAAAGTGCTGCAGAGTGGCTTTCTCCATGTATTTCGGGATCGGGTGCGTTTGCCCGACGGCAATCTGACGCAGCGCGAATACATCGTGCACCCCGGTGCCGTCATGATCGTGCCTCTGCTGGAAGGAGAGGACGGTGCGACGCGGCTGGTGCTGGAGCGCCAATATCGGTATCCGGTGCAACAGGTAATCATCGAGTTTCCGGCCGGCAAGCTGGACCAGGGAGAGAGTACGCTGACCTGCGCGCAGCGCGAGTTGCACGAGGAAACCGGCTACACCGCCAGCCAATGGGCGCGCGCCGGTGTGTTGCATCCCGTGGTGTCGTATTCGACCGAATTCATCGAAGTGTGGTTTGCGCGCGGCCTGACGTTGGGCGAGCGCCGCCTGGATGAGGGCGAATTTTTGGAGGTGTTCACTGCCACACCCGAGCAACTGTACGATTGGTGTCGAAATGGTCAGGTCACCGATGCCAAGACCTTGATTGGCGCGCTGTGGCTGCAAAACGTGCAAAGTGGCGCCTGGATGCTCGATTGGCAGCGTGCCGATGCGTTCGCTTGAGGGCGGCGCATGAAGGTCTTTGATCTGCACTGCGCGCACGGCCACGCCTTTGAGGGCTGGTTTGCGTCCGATGACGACTTCCAGGATCAACTGGCACGCCAGCTGCTTGAATGCCCCCTGTGCGGTGATCGCGACGTCAGCAAGTTGCCCAGCGCGCCGCGCCTGAATCTGAGCGGCGCCAGCGCGCCGTCGCCAGCCGCCTCGGAGGCTGCGGCGCCGAAGGATGTCGCGGCTTTGCAGCCGGCGGCGATGCAAGCTGCATGGATGCACATGGTGCGTCAGGTCATGGCCAATACCGAAGACGTGGGCGGGCGTTTTGCCGAGGAAGCGCGCCGCATTCACTACGGCGAGGCCGAAGAGCGCGGCATCCGCGGCCAGGCCACCAGCGAGCAGACCGAGGAGCTGCTGGACGAGGGCATCGCCGTCGTCGCGCTGCCGGTGCCGCCAAGCCTCAAAAATACCCTGCAATGATTTTGATAGCTGCTTGCGCTTGTCAGACAAGCGCTGGCGGTCGAAAATGCTTGATTAGGCCAGTATCACTGCTGGCCGTCATCCCGGCTTCCGCAGGTGTGACGTGGTCAAAAAAGGGGTTTTCAGGATTTTTCGCACCGGCAATAGGCGGTGAATCAAGCAAGAGACTTGAGCAATCGGTTACACAGCTACCCATCCATCAATCCCGGAAGAGCGCGGAGGCAGGCCATGAGAAGCCGCCGCGGATTGGGCTTGGCCGCTTGACGGTGTCGCTTTGCGGAGAAGCCGCTTCAGCGCCACAGGGGGCTTATTCAGCGCACGCTGGCGCATTGACGATGGCGCGCAACGCGTCGGTATCAATGATGCGCACGTGGCGCTGCTTGACCTCGACGATGCCGTCCTCGGCAAACTTCGAGAACGTGCGGCTCACCGTCTCCAGCTTCAGGCCCAGGTAGCTGCCGATCTCTTCGCGCGTCATGCGCAGCACCAGCTCGCTTTGTGAAAACCCGCGTGCG belongs to Ottowia testudinis and includes:
- a CDS encoding DUF2818 family protein, with product MSQNLSVWLLILLALVCANLPFINQRLLTVVPLRAPVKNLAWRLAELVLWYAVVIGAGMAMERSLGQNQPQGWEFYAVTAPLFITLAFPGFVYCYLVRRGGR
- a CDS encoding NUDIX domain-containing protein, whose translation is MSADLREVRVASEKVLQSGFLHVFRDRVRLPDGNLTQREYIVHPGAVMIVPLLEGEDGATRLVLERQYRYPVQQVIIEFPAGKLDQGESTLTCAQRELHEETGYTASQWARAGVLHPVVSYSTEFIEVWFARGLTLGERRLDEGEFLEVFTATPEQLYDWCRNGQVTDAKTLIGALWLQNVQSGAWMLDWQRADAFA
- a CDS encoding DUF1178 family protein, which codes for MKVFDLHCAHGHAFEGWFASDDDFQDQLARQLLECPLCGDRDVSKLPSAPRLNLSGASAPSPAASEAAAPKDVAALQPAAMQAAWMHMVRQVMANTEDVGGRFAEEARRIHYGEAEERGIRGQATSEQTEELLDEGIAVVALPVPPSLKNTLQ